In the Primulina eburnea isolate SZY01 unplaced genomic scaffold, ASM2296580v1 ctg1224_ERROPOS3294427, whole genome shotgun sequence genome, one interval contains:
- the LOC140820573 gene encoding uncharacterized protein: MVPTPFQASFSPSSWYEFNEPKVSEYNYVIIPSVSNYMVYTEPKLMQYSPVENHSSDNENYSGYVNQSGINYSVYHCTELKLLQYDPSLSSEKKSRISYSISTEELNETEYKEYSPEPYRGGYDPITTYGRPLPPSDEICYPRSTPRPSVVSFDDFDYGSIPSPYRKNDLDNLSTKLPIIIEEADQETDDFGNGDEVTGTGEHGEIGEPVQSTPSDNSHKKHDDERFENGRTGDYDDKIGWQTSYGSGLESMDLCESIFGYWPCLDKIERQERDNFREIRDQESRRDPWQLAADYLFGSPLIYENENYLHLQHHHQENQYES, from the coding sequence ATGGTTCCAACTCCATTTCAGGCCTCGTTTTCGCCTTCTTCTTGGTACGAATTCAACGAGCCTAAGGTTAGTGAATATAATTATGTCATCATTCCATCTGTATCTAATTACATGGTCTACACCGAGCCCAAACTGATGCAGTACTCGCCTGTTGAAAATCATTCTTCTGATAATGAAAATTATAGCGGGTATGTGAATCAATCAGGAATAAATTACTCTGTTTACCACTGCACTGAGCTTAAACTGCTCCAGTATGATCCATCACTTTCTTCAGAGAAAAAATCCAGGATCTCTTATTCTATCTCTACagaagaactcaatgaaaccgAATACAAAGAATACTCACCGGAACCATACAGAGGCGGGTATGATCCCATTACAACCTACGGCCGCCCTCTGCCTCCTTCTGATGAAATCTGTTATCCACGGTCTACCCCTCGTCCCAGCGTTGTTTCGTTTGATGATTTTGATTATGGGTCCATACCTTCACCTTATAGAAAAAATGATCTAGATAACCTCTCAACAAAGCTTCCAATTATAATCGAAGAAGCTGATCAAGAAACAGATGATTTTGGAAATGGAGATGAGGTTACAGGTACTGGTGAACATGGTGAAATCGGCGAGCCAGTACAGTCTACCCCGAGTGACAACTCTCATAAAAAACATGATGATGAGAGATTTGAGAATGGAAGAACTGGAGATTATGATGATAAAATTGGATGGCAAACTTCATATGGTTCTGGCCTGGAATCTATGGATCTGTGTGAAAGTATATTTGGTTATTGGCCTTGTTTAGACAAGATCGAACGGCAGGAAAGGGATAATTTTCGAGAAATTCGTGATCAAGAAAGCAGAAGGGATCCATGGCAACTTGCTGCAGATTATCTTTTTGGAAGTCcattgatttatgaaaatgaaaactatcttcatcttcagCATCATCATCAAGAAAATCAGTATGAGAGTTAA
- the LOC140820574 gene encoding small ribosomal subunit protein mS78 (rPPR3a)-like, producing MSSNLCCRLRQIFQRRPTGTNSPTLSGNDHLEYLVDRFQKKSNSTNFRRNRLAYKITVNRLAKVQRFSSIHDILNHQKQYPDITDEHFAARLISLYGESRMFDHALQLFDEMPDLNCPRSVLSFNALLAACIASKEFDKFSELFREIPRKLSIEPDIISYNTMIKAFCEVGSMDAAVSLLDEMEKNGIKPNLITFHILFGSFYKGDVDNFSKAETFWSLMQEKEVVLDVRSYNSRLHGMMRQKRVSEALNVLKEMEERGLQPNHYSYNVMIKGFVDEGNLKEAKKWYASMIGNGFMPDFFTHATLIPFACSKNDVDFAHELCIKSVDM from the coding sequence ATGTCTTCGAATCTCTGCTGCCGCCTCCGCCAGATTTTTCAGCGGAGACCCACTGGCACCAACTCACCGACTCTCTCTGGCAACGATCATCTCGAATACCTCGTTGACCGATTCCAGAAAAAGTCGAATTCCACCAACTTTCGCCGTAATCGCTTAGCATACAAGATTACTGTCAACCGCCTCGCCAAAGTACAACGGTTCTCTTCCATTCATGACATACTCAATCATCAGAAACAGTATCCTGACATCACTGACGAACACTTCGCTGCTCGTCTCATATCTCTTTATGGTGAATCCAGAATGTTCGATCACGCCCTTCAGTTGTTTGATGAAATGCCGGACCTAAATTGTCCGAGAAGCGTTCTGTCCTTTAATGCCCTTTTGGCAGCCTGCATTGCTTCAAAGGAGTTTGACAAATTCAGCGAGCTTTTCCGAGAAATTCCTAGAAAATTATCGATAGAGCCTGATATAATATCTTACAACACCATGATCAAAGCTTTTTGCGAAGTGGGATCTATGGATGCGGCTGTTTCATTGTTGGACGAGATGGAGAAAAATGGTATTAAGCCAAATTTGATTACTTTCCACATTCTCTTCGGCTCATTCTATAAGGGTGATGTTGACAATTTTTCCAAAGCTGAAACTTTTTGGAGTTTGATGCAAGAGAAGGAAGTCGTTCTTGATGTAAGGAGCTATAACTCACGATTACATGGAATGATGAGGCAGAAGCGGGTGTCAGAAGCCTTAAATGTGCTCAAAGAGATGGAGGAAAGGGGGCTGCAGCCGAACCATTACTCGTACAATGTCATGATCAAAGGGTTTGTGGATGAAGGGAATTTGAAGGAAGCAAAGAAGTGGTACGCTTCCATGATAGGCAATGGTTTCATGCCAGATTTTTTCACACATGCGACGCTTATTCCATTTGCTTGTTCCAAGAATGATGTTGATTTTGCACACGAGTTGTGCATAAAATCTGTTGACATGTAA
- the LOC140820557 gene encoding uncharacterized protein, protein MPAVWFAVKRSLHCKSEPKNVHDPNGNGSQNLRKIVTKKNSGNRSGCSRSIANLKDVVIHGSKRHTEKPPVCSPRSIGSSELLNPITHEVMLNNSTCELKISSTSYDFQGGRSGGGGDEDVSDFVGILKPGTPGPGRLHLGTGQKPGGFGSPVRRTSSSLSRRASGFGAIVTRPRCSLGGDFQLFCHKCGEKFVKWEAVEEHHLSKHAVTELVEGDSSRKIVEIICRGSCNKPDNSSRGIERILKVHNMQKTIAQFEEYRELVKIKANKLPKKHPRCMADGNELLRFHGSTLECSLGMKNTPALCTSDTCIVCRILRQGFSTKKESSSNSIGVFTASTSSRAFQSIQINEERVPSMKKALVVCRVIAGRVHRPLENVEEIAGQSGFDSLAGKVGLHSNIEELYLLSPKALLPCFVVIYKH, encoded by the exons ATGCCTGCTGTTTGGTTTGCTGTAAAGAGGTCTCTGCACTGCAAATCAGAGCCCAAAAACGTACATGATCCAAATGGTAATGGAAGCCAAAATCTACGCAAGATTGTGACCAAGAAAAATAGCGGGAACCGTTCGGGCTGTTCCAGGTCTATTGCAAATCTAAAGGATGTGGTGATTCATGGAAGCAAGAGGCATACAGAAAAGCCACCAGTGTGCAGCCCGAGATCCATCGGCAGCAGTGAACTCCTGAATCCGATAACTCATGAAGTTATGCTGAATAATTCAACTTGTGAACTCAAGATTAGTAGTACAAGTTACGATTTTCAAGGAGGACGGAGTGGTGGAGGTGGAGATGAGGATGTTTCGGATTTTGTGGGAATCTTGAAGCCTGGAACTCCTGGCCCTGGGCGACTGCACCTCGGCACCGGACAGAAGCCAGGTGGCTTTGGAAGCCCAGTTCGGAGGACGTCTAGTAGCCTTTCCAGGCGGGCTTCTGGATTCGGTGCAATTGTCACAAGGCCAAGGTGTTCTTTGGGGGGAGATTTTCAATTGTTTTGTCATAAATGCGGTGAGAAATTTGTCAAGTGGGAAGCTGTGGAGGAACATCACCTCTCCAAACATGCCG TTACTGAACTAGTTGAAGGAGACTCCTCGAGAAAAATCGTGGAAATAATCTGCCGAGGCAGCTGCAACAAGCCGGACAACTCCTCCAGAGGCATCGAAAGAATCTTGAAAGTCCACAACATGCAGAAAACAATAGCACAGTTTGAGGAATACCGTGAGCTGGTGAAAATCAAAGCCAACAAACTGCCCAAGAAGCATCCACGCTGCATGGCTGATGGGAACGAGCTTCTACGATTCCATGGCTCCACCCTCGAATGCTCATTAGGCATGAAAAACACCCCCGCCCTCTGCACATCAGACACATGCATTGTATGCCGGATTTTGAGACAGGGGTTTTCGACCAAGAAAGAATCAAGTAGTAACAGCATTGGTGTATTCACGGCTTCTACCAGCAGCCGAGCATTCCAATCAATCCAGATCAACGAAGAAAGAGTCCCATCCATGAAGAAAGCTCTTGTTGTGTGCAGAGTCATAGCAGGAAGAGTGCACAGGCCTCTTGAAAATGTAGAAGAGATTGCAGGCCAATCGGGTTTTGATTCGTTGGCTGGAAAAGTAGGGCTTCACTCGAATATCGAAGAACTTTATTTGCTCAGCCCCAAAGCTCTGCTTCCTTGCTTTGTGGTGATTTACAAGCATTAG
- the LOC140820558 gene encoding GLABROUS1 enhancer-binding protein-like: MAKNREPVASETESGEEASSEEVGSSESDSEPEQGKSQFLKKPLPAPTAPKKAPPLTTSIPQQPASSSDDDESGSESDSEGPNREVKPLASKPMDSPEKSAAVGKLRSKTNVTGSSTPAKSTGAKRPAEGKEMEAKESKRSKKKPEPQPESSVKKSAFAGDDSKKLLFQRLWSEDDEIAILEGMAEYAEKKRSDPVADLNAFHDFIKKNLHVDVTRVQLQDKIRRLKKKYENNKSKEIEGKDKTFSKAHEQKAYDLSKIVWGSEKGKETGVEKVVGSPKANGSAARKNSSRKVNVVEDGHSKEVKSLENENVELASLGSKRLISNSETVEERILRAGAEFFEGDKKLEGAREWRKLRQEEVELHLKKLDLLRAQTKLVLDVLKSTY, translated from the coding sequence ATGGCCAAAAATCGGGAGCCCGTCGCGTCCGAAACTGAATCCGGAGAAGAAGCTTCGTCTGAAGAAGTTGGATCCTCCGAATCCGACTCTGAACCCGAACAGGGAAAGTCTCAATTTCTCAAGAAGCCCTTGCCCGCGCCTACTGCACCCAAGAAAGCCCCacctctgaccacttcaattcCCCAGCAGCCTGCATCTTCTTCCGATGATGATGAATCTGGATCCGAATCGGACTCCGAGGGACCGAATCGCGAAGTCAAACCCCTCGCCTCCAAACCCATGGACAGCCCGGAGAAATCTGCGGCCGTCGGAAAGCTGAGATCTAAAACCAACGTTACTGGTTCCTCCACTCCTGCTAAATCCACCGGCGCAAAACGTCCTGCGGAAGGGAAAGAGATGGAGGCGAAGGAGAGCAAGAGGTCGAAGAAGAAACCGGAACCTCAACCTGAGAGTTCGGTTAAGAAATCCGCTTTCGCTGGCGATGACTCAAAGAAACTGCTATTTCAGAGGTTGTGGAGCGAGGACGATGAGATTGCCATTCTTGAAGGTATGGCTGAATATGCGGAGAAGAAGAGGTCTGATCCGGTTGCTGATTTGAATGCTTTTCACGATTTCATTAAGAAAAATCTGCATGTGGACGTGACTAGAGTTCAGTTACAGGATAAAATCAGGAGGCTGAAAAAGAAGTACGAGAATAACAAGAGCAAAGAGATAGAGGGTAAAGATAAGACTTTCTCAAAGGCCCACGAGCAAAAAGCTTACGATTTGTCAAAGATTGTGTGGGGAAGTGAGAAGGGCAAAGAAACTGGGGTCGAAAAAGTAGTGGGGAGTCCAAAGGCTAACGGGAGTGCTGCAAGAAAGAATTCGAGCAGAAAGGTTAATGTGGTTGAAGATGGGCATTCTAAGGAAGTGAAGAGTTTGGAGAATGAGAATGTTGAATTGGCCAGTTTGGGATCTAAGAGATTGATTTCCAATAGTGAGACTGTAGAGGAGAGGATTTTGAGGGCTGGGGCAGAATTTTTTGAGGGAGACAAAAAACTGGAGGGTGCGAGAGAGTGGAGAAAGCTGAGACAGGAGGAGGTGGAGCTCCATCTGAAGAAGCTGGACTTGTTGCGTGCACAGACGAAGCTCGTGTTGGATGTTTTGAAGTCTACCTATTAG